Proteins from a genomic interval of Trifolium pratense cultivar HEN17-A07 linkage group LG6, ARS_RC_1.1, whole genome shotgun sequence:
- the LOC123890685 gene encoding TATA-box-binding protein, with product MADQGLEGSQPVDLSKHPSGIVPTLQNIVSTVNLDCKLELKSIALQARNAEYNPKRFAAVIMRIREPKTTALIFASGKMVCTGAKSEVQSKLAARKYARIIQKLGFPAKFKDFKIQNIVGSCDVKFPIRLEGLAYSHGAFSSYEPELFPGLIYRMKQPKIVLLIFVSGKIVLTGAKVRDETYTAFENIYPVLTEFRKNQQ from the exons ATGGCTGACCAAGGATTAGAAGGAAGCCAACCTGTGGATCTATCAAAGCACCCTTCTGGAATTGTGCCTACTCTTCA AAATATTGTTTCAACTGTCAATTTGGACTGTAAGTTGGAGCTGAAATCAATTGCGCTTCAAGCTCGTAATGCAGAGTACAATCCCAAG CGTTTTGCTGCTGTGATTATGAGGATCCGAGAACCAAAAACAACTGCACTTATTTTTGCATCTGGCAAGATG GTCTGTACTGGAGCTAAGAGTGAGGTACAATCGAAATTGGCAGCAAGGAAG TATGCTAGAATTATCCAGAAACTGGGCTTCCCAGCTAAGTTTAAG GATTTTAAGATTCAGAACATTGTTGGCTCTTGTGATGTCAAGTTCCCCATACGGCTCGAGGGTCTTGCATATTCCCATGGTGCTTTTTCAAGC TATGAACCAGAGTTGTTTCCAGGACTAATCTATCGAATGAAGCAACCCAAGATAGTATTGCTTATATTCGTATCTGGGAAAATTGTTCTGACAGGAGCCAAG GTGAGAGATGAGACTTACACAGCCTTTGAGAACATATATCCAGTGCTTACTGAGTTCAGGAAAAACCAACAATG A